One window from the genome of Aquabacterium sp. A3 encodes:
- the dmeF gene encoding CDF family Co(II)/Ni(II) efflux transporter DmeF, whose protein sequence is MPSDNLSPWRHEHVFDGGKPAAERSTLWVLAITVVTMVVEITAGWWYNSMALLADGWHMSSHALAIGLTALAYAMARRYARDPRFAFGTWKIEVLAGYTSALALLGVAALMTVESVARLVTPEPIRFQEAIVVAALGLVVNIVCALILGQAHHHGDAHGHAREHHHGHGHDHHDHHDDLNLRSAYVHVLTDAATSVLAIVALLGGWMLGWGWLDPLMGVVGAVLVTWWAKGLIIDTGKVLLDREMDAPVVAEIREVVAASSPPNQTQLTDLHVWRVGQQAYACALSVVTRDDALSADHLRQRLAVHEEIVHTTIEVNRWTP, encoded by the coding sequence ATGCCCTCAGACAACCTGTCCCCCTGGCGCCACGAGCACGTGTTTGATGGCGGAAAGCCCGCCGCCGAGCGCAGTACCCTCTGGGTGCTGGCGATCACCGTGGTGACCATGGTGGTCGAGATCACGGCGGGCTGGTGGTACAACTCGATGGCCTTGCTGGCCGATGGCTGGCACATGAGCTCGCATGCCCTGGCCATCGGCTTGACCGCCCTGGCGTATGCCATGGCGCGGCGCTACGCGCGCGACCCCCGCTTTGCCTTTGGCACCTGGAAGATCGAGGTGCTGGCGGGCTACACCAGCGCGCTGGCGTTGCTGGGTGTGGCTGCCCTGATGACGGTGGAGTCGGTGGCGCGACTGGTCACGCCCGAGCCCATCCGCTTTCAGGAGGCCATCGTGGTGGCCGCGCTCGGCCTGGTGGTGAACATCGTGTGTGCGCTCATCCTTGGTCAGGCCCACCACCATGGAGACGCACACGGGCATGCCCGCGAACACCATCACGGGCATGGCCACGATCATCATGACCACCATGACGACCTCAACCTGAGGTCCGCCTACGTGCACGTGCTGACCGACGCCGCCACCTCGGTGCTGGCCATCGTCGCCCTGCTGGGGGGCTGGATGCTGGGCTGGGGGTGGCTGGACCCGCTGATGGGGGTGGTTGGCGCTGTTCTGGTGACCTGGTGGGCTAAAGGCCTGATCATCGACACCGGCAAGGTGTTGTTGGACCGCGAGATGGACGCGCCCGTGGTGGCTGAGATTCGCGAGGTGGTGGCCGCCAGCAGCCCACCCAACCAAACGCAACTCACTGACTTGCACGTGTGGCGTGTGGGCCAGCAGGCCTACGCCTGCGCCCTCAGCGTCGTCACACGAGACGACGCGCTGAGCGCTGATCACCTGCGGCAACGACTGGCGGTGCATGAAGAAATCGTGCACACCACCATCGAAGTGAACCGTTGGACGCCATGA
- a CDS encoding metal-dependent hydrolase has protein sequence MDTLTHALSGALMARLLHVRQPAPLAGGVPSATAVPLWAGVLAGTVAGAFPDVDIVARWWGDVAYLLNHRGVTHSLLLAPVWAALVAWVMALLLGRRGRSPSGAAAQTGITWRSLYAVCLAGILVHIVGDWITQFGTMLWAPLNHTRHGLGTVFIIDLWFTGALLLGTVLAAIWPHRRWPAALGLGLAMGWVGVTWLGQQEALAVGLAKAQTLGAPQARVVVMPRPASPFNWTVAVLHDGRYHLAHVNTRRTQPLALTSDSGWIRRLSAPYLPVSQAPWQVLEQWGGADAPAWVRQAWDHPSFAFYRWFAEVPALTHTTQAMGTDGPAERCAWFRDLRFGFPGRDGTPFHYGLCLQGEGVGDAQVYRLQGRQRHPV, from the coding sequence ATGGACACCTTGACCCACGCCCTGTCAGGGGCCTTGATGGCCCGACTTCTCCATGTGCGCCAACCTGCACCGTTGGCCGGTGGCGTGCCGTCGGCCACCGCCGTGCCGCTGTGGGCAGGGGTGCTGGCGGGCACGGTGGCCGGTGCATTTCCGGATGTGGACATCGTGGCCCGGTGGTGGGGGGATGTGGCGTACTTGCTCAACCACCGGGGGGTGACGCATTCGCTGTTGCTGGCGCCAGTCTGGGCAGCGCTGGTGGCCTGGGTGATGGCCCTCCTGCTGGGACGGCGGGGGCGATCGCCGTCCGGGGCGGCGGCACAGACAGGCATCACCTGGCGATCACTGTATGCCGTGTGCCTGGCCGGGATCCTCGTCCACATCGTTGGTGACTGGATCACCCAGTTTGGCACCATGCTGTGGGCGCCCTTGAACCACACCCGCCACGGTCTGGGCACCGTGTTCATCATTGACCTGTGGTTCACGGGGGCCTTGTTGCTGGGCACGGTGCTGGCGGCCATCTGGCCCCATCGTCGCTGGCCCGCCGCCTTGGGTTTGGGCTTGGCCATGGGCTGGGTGGGGGTGACCTGGTTGGGCCAGCAAGAAGCCCTGGCGGTGGGGCTTGCGAAAGCGCAAACCCTGGGTGCGCCACAGGCCCGCGTGGTGGTCATGCCCCGACCTGCGTCGCCCTTCAACTGGACGGTGGCGGTGCTACACGACGGGCGTTATCACCTGGCCCATGTGAACACCCGCCGCACTCAGCCCCTCGCGCTGACGTCTGACAGCGGGTGGATACGACGGCTGTCAGCGCCTTATCTGCCGGTGTCACAGGCCCCCTGGCAAGTGCTTGAGCAGTGGGGTGGGGCAGATGCCCCGGCCTGGGTGCGACAGGCCTGGGATCACCCCTCGTTTGCCTTCTACCGCTGGTTTGCCGAGGTGCCTGCGCTCACGCACACCACCCAGGCCATGGGCACTGACGGACCAGCCGAGCGCTGCGCCTGGTTCCGCGACCTGCGTTTTGGCTTTCCGGGGCGTGACGGCACGCCATTTCACTACGGGCTGTGTTTGCAGGGCGAGGGTGTTGGCGATGCCCAGGTGTACCGCCTGCAAGGCCGGCAGCGTCATCCGGTGTGA
- a CDS encoding histidine phosphatase family protein produces the protein MNRRTHLLGCLRAACATAIGMNAPLAWASGRQGTRPSPGDGKVLLLRHARAPGTFDPPGFTPGDCSTQRNLDATGRAQAQAISQWFKRQRLAVDAVLSSPWCRCMDTAQLAFGQVQAWGALGSPVSLSPSQRQEQLKDLRQRLAAVKAQGGLQVWVTHMFVQQDLTGQSTASGQGLLVQHSTPSDVVVMDTWQFG, from the coding sequence ATGAACCGTCGCACTCACCTGCTTGGATGCCTGCGCGCAGCGTGCGCAACCGCCATCGGCATGAACGCCCCGTTGGCGTGGGCGTCTGGTAGGCAGGGTACCCGACCGTCCCCTGGCGACGGCAAGGTGCTGCTGTTGCGACACGCTCGGGCCCCCGGCACCTTCGATCCCCCGGGGTTCACACCGGGCGACTGCAGCACCCAACGCAACCTGGATGCCACCGGACGGGCTCAGGCGCAGGCCATCAGCCAATGGTTCAAGCGCCAGCGCCTGGCCGTTGATGCCGTGCTCAGCAGCCCCTGGTGCCGGTGCATGGACACCGCGCAACTCGCCTTCGGCCAAGTGCAAGCCTGGGGTGCGCTGGGCTCGCCCGTGTCGCTGTCTCCCTCTCAACGCCAGGAACAACTGAAGGATCTTCGCCAGCGACTGGCCGCCGTGAAGGCGCAAGGTGGACTGCAGGTCTGGGTCACCCACATGTTCGTTCAACAAGACCTGACGGGCCAAAGCACGGCGTCAGGTCAGGGCCTGCTCGTCCAGCACAGCACGCCAAGCGATGTCGTCGTGATGGACACCTGGCAATTTGGGTGA
- a CDS encoding cytochrome P450, translating to MPPTSLPDVSPPDPSSNHASSEQPAPGRRLKALPGPRPWPVVGNALQVELHRMHQNLADWAAEHGPLFKVTLGGVKVLVVSDAELIGRLLRQRPETFRRPSRMQAVMQEMGIHDGVFVAEGEAWARQRRMVMASFAPQQVRAYFPALLDVAQRLHARWTRAADQPRVEDGFIDLQADLMRFTVDAIAGLAFGTAVNTLASDGDVIQRYLDKIFPAIWRRSLAVLPYWRWVKLPADKALDDSVRQVNLAIRQFVANARMRLHDDPARRLAPPNLLEAMLLAADAPDSGMNDDDVVGNVFTMLLAGEDTTATSLSWMLDLLWRNPDALARARVEVDQVLSPKASMAEWTPEDLAQLDWLEACVHESMRLKPVGPFNVVEALQDTVVGDVSVRAGTPVLLLMRHDTVSDDHFARAAEFLPQRWLPEGSDLAPTNARKLSMPFGGGPRICPGRFLALLEIKLAAAMLLRHFDIQAIDTPDGAPPVEHMALTMVPVGLRMRLKRRRMA from the coding sequence ATGCCCCCAACCTCATTGCCTGACGTCAGTCCGCCAGATCCGTCTTCCAACCATGCCTCCAGCGAGCAGCCGGCGCCTGGCCGGCGACTCAAGGCCTTGCCTGGTCCACGCCCGTGGCCGGTGGTGGGCAATGCCTTGCAGGTAGAGCTGCACCGCATGCACCAGAACCTGGCCGACTGGGCGGCTGAGCATGGCCCGCTGTTCAAGGTGACGCTGGGCGGGGTGAAGGTGCTGGTGGTGTCAGACGCGGAGTTGATCGGGCGCTTGCTCAGACAGCGCCCCGAGACCTTCAGGCGTCCATCCCGCATGCAGGCTGTCATGCAGGAAATGGGCATTCACGACGGCGTGTTCGTGGCCGAGGGAGAGGCCTGGGCCCGTCAGCGGCGCATGGTCATGGCCAGTTTTGCGCCGCAGCAGGTTCGCGCGTATTTTCCGGCCTTGCTGGACGTGGCCCAGCGCCTGCATGCCCGCTGGACACGCGCGGCCGATCAGCCGCGCGTGGAGGATGGTTTCATCGATCTGCAGGCCGATCTGATGCGCTTCACGGTGGATGCGATTGCGGGGCTGGCGTTTGGCACGGCGGTGAACACGCTGGCGTCGGACGGGGACGTCATTCAGCGGTATCTGGACAAGATCTTTCCTGCCATCTGGCGCCGTTCGCTGGCGGTGCTTCCATATTGGCGGTGGGTGAAACTGCCAGCAGACAAGGCGCTGGACGACAGCGTGCGCCAGGTGAACCTGGCCATCCGGCAGTTCGTGGCAAACGCCCGCATGCGGCTGCACGACGACCCTGCGCGCCGCCTGGCCCCCCCCAACCTGCTGGAGGCGATGCTGTTGGCCGCCGACGCGCCAGACAGCGGCATGAACGATGACGATGTGGTGGGCAATGTGTTCACGATGCTGCTGGCAGGCGAGGACACCACGGCCACGAGCCTGTCGTGGATGCTGGACTTGTTGTGGCGCAACCCCGATGCCCTGGCCCGCGCCAGGGTGGAGGTCGACCAGGTGTTGTCGCCCAAAGCCAGCATGGCCGAGTGGACGCCCGAGGACCTGGCGCAACTGGACTGGCTTGAAGCCTGCGTTCACGAAAGCATGCGGCTGAAACCCGTCGGCCCGTTCAATGTGGTGGAGGCCTTGCAGGACACAGTGGTGGGGGATGTGTCGGTGCGCGCCGGAACACCTGTGTTGCTGCTGATGAGGCACGACACGGTGAGCGATGACCACTTTGCGCGCGCGGCAGAATTTTTGCCGCAGCGCTGGTTGCCAGAGGGCAGTGACCTGGCACCGACGAACGCCCGCAAGCTGTCCATGCCATTTGGCGGCGGGCCGCGCATCTGCCCGGGACGCTTCCTGGCCTTGCTGGAGATCAAGCTCGCGGCCGCCATGCTGCTGCGCCATTTCGACATCCAGGCCATCGACACGCCCGATGGCGCGCCGCCGGTTGAACACATGGCGCTGACCATGGTGCCCGTGGGGCTGCGCATGCGCCTGAAGCGTCGGCGAATGGCCTGA
- a CDS encoding AraC family transcriptional regulator, translated as MNTETISLGFAASYARLVADHVSALDLPTDSVLAALGLAQEDLGGELAGRWVPASSLAQALDCAIALSGDPLVTLHMAQQVRPAHLGALGYTLISCTQFEGGLALFERLQSMVCTQLHAVHQFQGSHLVSHLSTVGDVPRHTGLWVFTMASRLAFARWVSGRRLEPEQVCLPCPAPPASQVVVLNRWFGCALQFDALAATERVPAAWLALPNPNADEQLHRVMGAMTDMQWARHVQDEHRLVALLRQHISARLKKGRVPLLDDISPALEDALGCSARQLQRRLAEHRLSFKNLVEQVRRDQVLHELKHTGLPLTEVASRAAYAEPSSMHRAVRRWTGMTPLAVRQEGAS; from the coding sequence GTGAACACCGAGACCATCTCTTTGGGCTTTGCCGCCAGCTATGCACGCCTGGTGGCCGACCATGTGTCGGCCCTGGACCTGCCGACGGACAGCGTGTTGGCAGCCCTGGGTCTGGCGCAGGAGGACCTCGGTGGCGAGCTCGCAGGACGCTGGGTACCGGCATCGTCCCTGGCCCAGGCACTGGATTGTGCGATCGCACTGTCAGGCGACCCGCTGGTGACCTTGCACATGGCCCAACAGGTTCGGCCCGCCCACCTGGGCGCCCTGGGTTACACGCTCATCAGTTGCACCCAGTTTGAAGGCGGTCTCGCCCTGTTCGAGCGTTTGCAAAGCATGGTCTGCACCCAATTGCACGCCGTGCACCAGTTCCAGGGCAGTCACCTGGTGAGCCACCTCAGCACGGTGGGTGACGTGCCGCGCCACACCGGCCTGTGGGTGTTCACCATGGCGTCACGACTGGCGTTCGCACGCTGGGTGTCAGGGCGCAGGCTGGAGCCTGAACAAGTCTGCCTGCCCTGCCCTGCACCACCGGCCAGCCAGGTCGTGGTGCTGAACCGCTGGTTCGGCTGTGCGTTGCAGTTTGATGCGCTTGCGGCCACCGAACGGGTGCCGGCCGCATGGCTTGCCCTGCCCAACCCCAACGCTGATGAGCAACTGCACCGCGTGATGGGCGCCATGACCGACATGCAATGGGCTCGTCATGTGCAAGACGAGCACCGCCTGGTGGCCTTGCTGCGACAGCACATCAGCGCGCGACTGAAAAAGGGACGGGTTCCCTTGCTGGACGACATCTCGCCAGCGCTGGAAGACGCCCTGGGATGCTCCGCGCGACAACTGCAACGCCGACTGGCTGAACACCGGCTGAGTTTCAAGAACCTGGTCGAGCAAGTGCGGCGCGACCAGGTCTTGCACGAACTCAAACACACCGGCCTGCCCCTGACCGAGGTGGCCAGCCGGGCAGCCTATGCCGAACCCAGTTCCATGCACCGCGCCGTACGGCGCTGGACAGGCATGACCCCTCTGGCCGTGCGCCAGGAAGGCGCAAGCTGA
- a CDS encoding crotonase/enoyl-CoA hydratase family protein, with translation MSTDNHAAIPQLETLKIDLAGKVATVMLNRPDKANAMNWAMWQDIRSAMQWADRTPEARVVVLQGEGKHFTSGIDLQMMMGLQAQIKDDCDGRSREKLRQLVLELQDTLSSIERCRKPVLAAIHGGCVGGGVDLVSCTDMRYCSAEAYFTIKEIDIGMVADVGTLQRLPKLIGHQGIVREMAFTGRKVLADEALRIGLVNQVFDSREALYAGVRELAEMVAAKSPLSIRGTKEMLNYSRDHSVADGLNHIATWNAAMLMSGDLMTAMMAHMSKQTPEFKD, from the coding sequence ATGAGCACCGACAATCACGCGGCCATCCCGCAGCTGGAGACGCTGAAGATCGACCTGGCCGGCAAGGTGGCCACCGTCATGCTGAACCGCCCGGACAAGGCCAATGCCATGAACTGGGCGATGTGGCAGGACATCCGCAGCGCCATGCAGTGGGCCGACCGCACGCCCGAGGCGCGCGTGGTGGTGCTGCAGGGCGAGGGCAAGCACTTCACCTCGGGCATCGACCTGCAGATGATGATGGGCCTGCAGGCGCAGATCAAGGACGACTGCGATGGCCGCAGCCGTGAAAAGCTGCGCCAGCTGGTGCTGGAGCTGCAAGACACCTTGAGCAGCATCGAGCGCTGCCGCAAGCCGGTGCTGGCCGCCATTCATGGCGGTTGTGTGGGCGGCGGGGTTGACCTCGTCAGTTGCACCGACATGCGCTATTGCTCGGCCGAGGCCTACTTCACCATCAAGGAAATCGACATCGGCATGGTGGCCGACGTGGGCACGCTGCAGCGCCTGCCCAAGCTGATCGGCCACCAGGGCATCGTGCGTGAGATGGCCTTCACGGGCCGCAAGGTGCTGGCCGACGAAGCGCTGCGCATTGGGCTGGTCAACCAGGTGTTTGACAGCCGTGAGGCCTTGTACGCAGGCGTGCGTGAGCTGGCCGAGATGGTGGCGGCCAAGTCGCCACTGTCCATCCGTGGGACCAAGGAGATGTTGAACTACAGCCGCGACCACTCGGTGGCCGATGGGCTGAACCACATCGCCACCTGGAACGCCGCCATGCTGATGTCGGGTGACCTGATGACGGCCATGATGGCCCACATGAGCAAGCAGACGCCCGAGTTCAAGGACTGA
- a CDS encoding NADPH-dependent 2,4-dienoyl-CoA reductase, which produces MSAYPHLLQPLDLGFTTLRNRVLMGSMHLGLEEAPNGFARMAAFYRERAAGGVGLIVTGGISPNDAGRAYMGAAKLTTDEEVEEHKPVTQAVHEVGGKIAMQILHTGRYAFHPALVGPSPIKAPISPLPPHELTSAEVEQTIEDYAHCAAMAQKAGYDGVEIMGSEGYLINQFIAACTNHRTDEWGGSYENRMRFPVEIVKRVRERVGSDFIIIYRLSMLDLVEGGSTFDEIVQLGVAIEAAGATIINTGIGWHEARVPTIATSVPRAAFAWVTQQMKGKVKIPLVTTNRINTPEVAEKILADGQADMVSMARPLLADPDFVNKAAAGKADEINTCIGCNQACLDHIFSGKITSCLVNPRACHETEIQIVPATRAKRVAVVGAGPAGLAAATTAAHRGHDVTLFEAGADLGGQFNIAKQVPGKEEFYETLRYFRKQIEVTGVKAHYNTRVSAQDLVQGGFDEVILATGVVPRTPAIDGVDHPKVLSYLDVLRDKKPVGQRVAVIGAGGIGFDVSEYLTHEGESPSLNVQKFNEEWGIASTQTHRGGLAKPHLPTPPRQIYLLQRKTSKVGDGLGKTTGWIHRTSLKNRNVEMIAGASYNKIDDAGLHITVAGKDVVLPVDHVVLCAGQEPLRELQAGLEAAGVKVTLIGGADVAAELDAKRAIKQGTEVAAVL; this is translated from the coding sequence ATGAGCGCCTATCCCCACCTGCTGCAACCCCTGGACCTGGGCTTCACCACGCTGCGCAATCGCGTGTTGATGGGCTCCATGCACTTGGGCCTGGAAGAAGCTCCCAATGGCTTTGCCCGGATGGCGGCCTTCTATCGCGAGCGCGCAGCGGGTGGCGTGGGCCTGATCGTGACGGGGGGCATTTCGCCCAACGATGCGGGCCGCGCCTACATGGGGGCCGCCAAGCTCACCACAGACGAAGAGGTGGAAGAGCACAAGCCTGTGACCCAGGCTGTGCATGAGGTGGGCGGCAAGATCGCCATGCAGATCCTGCACACCGGGCGCTACGCCTTTCACCCGGCGCTCGTCGGGCCCAGCCCGATCAAGGCCCCCATTTCGCCGCTGCCGCCGCATGAGTTGACGAGCGCGGAGGTGGAGCAGACGATTGAAGACTATGCGCACTGCGCGGCTATGGCCCAAAAGGCAGGTTACGACGGCGTGGAGATCATGGGCTCTGAGGGCTACCTGATCAACCAGTTCATCGCGGCCTGCACCAACCACCGCACGGACGAGTGGGGTGGTTCTTACGAGAACCGCATGCGTTTTCCCGTCGAGATCGTCAAGCGAGTGCGGGAACGCGTGGGCTCTGATTTCATCATCATCTACCGCTTGTCGATGCTGGACCTGGTGGAAGGGGGTTCGACCTTTGATGAGATCGTGCAACTGGGCGTGGCCATTGAAGCCGCAGGCGCCACCATCATCAACACCGGCATCGGTTGGCATGAGGCCCGCGTGCCCACCATCGCCACCAGCGTGCCGCGTGCGGCGTTTGCCTGGGTGACCCAGCAGATGAAGGGCAAGGTCAAGATCCCGCTGGTGACCACCAACCGCATCAACACGCCCGAGGTGGCCGAGAAGATCCTGGCCGATGGTCAGGCCGACATGGTGTCGATGGCGCGGCCCTTGCTGGCCGACCCCGACTTCGTGAACAAGGCCGCGGCAGGCAAGGCCGACGAGATCAACACCTGCATTGGGTGCAATCAGGCCTGTCTGGACCACATCTTCAGCGGCAAGATCACCTCATGCCTGGTCAATCCCCGCGCCTGTCACGAAACCGAGATCCAGATCGTGCCCGCCACCCGTGCCAAACGCGTCGCGGTGGTGGGGGCCGGTCCGGCCGGTCTGGCGGCGGCCACGACGGCAGCGCACCGTGGCCATGACGTCACCTTGTTCGAGGCGGGCGCCGATCTGGGCGGGCAGTTCAACATCGCCAAACAGGTGCCAGGCAAAGAAGAGTTCTATGAGACCTTGCGTTATTTCCGCAAGCAGATCGAGGTCACCGGAGTGAAGGCGCATTACAACACCCGGGTGTCGGCACAAGACCTGGTGCAGGGGGGCTTTGACGAGGTCATCCTGGCCACCGGGGTGGTGCCGCGCACGCCTGCCATCGACGGCGTGGATCACCCCAAGGTGCTGAGCTATCTGGATGTGCTGCGCGACAAGAAGCCGGTGGGGCAGCGGGTGGCCGTCATCGGCGCCGGTGGCATCGGTTTTGACGTGTCTGAGTACCTGACGCATGAGGGAGAAAGCCCCTCGCTGAACGTCCAGAAGTTCAATGAAGAATGGGGCATTGCCTCGACTCAGACGCACCGCGGCGGTCTGGCAAAGCCTCATCTGCCCACCCCACCACGCCAGATCTACCTGCTGCAGCGCAAGACCAGCAAGGTGGGTGATGGCCTGGGCAAGACCACGGGCTGGATCCACCGCACCTCGCTGAAGAACCGCAATGTGGAGATGATCGCCGGCGCGAGTTACAACAAGATCGACGATGCGGGCCTGCACATCACCGTGGCCGGCAAGGACGTGGTGCTGCCAGTGGACCACGTGGTGCTGTGCGCCGGGCAGGAGCCTTTGCGCGAATTGCAGGCCGGCCTGGAGGCCGCTGGTGTGAAGGTGACCCTGATCGGCGGGGCCGATGTGGCCGCCGAGCTGGACGCCAAGCGTGCCATCAAGCAAGGCACCGAAGTGGCCGCCGTGCTGTGA
- a CDS encoding PadR family transcriptional regulator, whose product MSLAHALMTSLLERTSSGYELARRFDKSIGFFWHATHQQIYRELARMEKAGWIVSHTAPDGGRTRKKLYQVLPAGQAELVRWAREPAPMVELRDELMVRLRADAVIGPLGMDAEIERRMSLHATRLKIYQAIEARDFPPQQSLSREARLQHLILKTGIMYEASWHDWCREALAVLREPQASSQDHSSAL is encoded by the coding sequence ATGTCCCTGGCCCACGCATTGATGACGTCTCTGCTCGAGCGCACTTCGTCTGGTTACGAACTGGCCCGCCGCTTCGACAAGTCCATCGGATTTTTCTGGCACGCCACCCATCAGCAGATTTACCGCGAACTGGCGCGCATGGAAAAAGCCGGGTGGATCGTCTCCCACACGGCCCCCGACGGCGGTCGCACCCGCAAAAAGCTGTATCAAGTATTGCCAGCGGGCCAGGCAGAGCTCGTCCGCTGGGCGCGTGAACCGGCGCCCATGGTCGAGTTGCGTGACGAACTCATGGTGCGGCTGCGCGCCGATGCCGTGATCGGCCCTTTGGGCATGGACGCTGAAATCGAACGTCGCATGAGCCTGCACGCGACGCGCCTGAAGATTTACCAGGCCATCGAGGCACGCGATTTTCCGCCCCAGCAATCCCTGAGCCGCGAAGCCCGGCTGCAACACCTCATCCTCAAAACCGGGATCATGTACGAGGCCAGTTGGCACGACTGGTGTCGCGAAGCCCTGGCGGTGCTGCGCGAACCCCAGGCCAGCAGCCAGGATCATTCCAGCGCGTTGTAG
- a CDS encoding GGDEF domain-containing protein: protein MSPGQALIKGLMDPARWTPPRLEFSTDQERRYIQATRASRLTHFMRSGWIALICYNLFVFSDRLMVPDVFDQALQVRLLIFTPVALFMLALGSWGRSWMLRLPDAVTEIFVGFSGVMAALSLVYILALSQSDVALLYRTGLVPILVYGNLVQRFRFRWAVCFTVAVLLVYGVGYFAHAGDHGPYDVFELSQFLFVVAIGGYTLVVNYRIELEDRRRFDRSERAAQARARLEASQQELDALSRRDALTGVPNRRHLDEYLAQQWQATRNQGQAFSVMLLDVDHFKDFNDRYGHPAGDQCLQHVAQALMKAVGPVRGLLARWGGEEFVVVLPHTGASVALQVAENLRATVEALCLRHEVSANGVVTISAGVATAAVDADPASLERLLSMADGALYQAKAAGRNAVRSAAGYNALE, encoded by the coding sequence ATGAGCCCCGGCCAGGCCTTGATCAAGGGGCTGATGGACCCCGCTCGCTGGACCCCACCGCGTCTGGAGTTTTCAACGGACCAGGAGCGTCGCTACATCCAGGCCACCCGTGCAAGCCGCCTGACGCATTTCATGCGCAGCGGCTGGATTGCCCTGATTTGCTACAACCTGTTTGTGTTTTCTGACCGATTGATGGTGCCTGATGTGTTTGATCAGGCGCTGCAGGTTCGCTTGTTGATCTTCACGCCCGTGGCCCTGTTCATGCTGGCCCTGGGCAGTTGGGGGCGATCCTGGATGCTGCGCCTGCCGGATGCCGTGACCGAGATTTTTGTGGGGTTCAGTGGGGTGATGGCTGCCTTGAGCCTGGTGTACATCCTTGCCTTGAGCCAATCTGATGTGGCCCTGCTGTACCGGACGGGGCTGGTGCCCATCCTGGTGTACGGCAACCTGGTTCAACGGTTTCGTTTCCGCTGGGCGGTGTGTTTCACCGTGGCGGTGTTGTTGGTCTATGGCGTGGGGTACTTCGCGCACGCTGGCGATCACGGGCCGTACGATGTGTTCGAGTTGTCACAGTTCCTCTTTGTGGTGGCCATCGGGGGCTACACCTTGGTGGTCAACTACCGAATCGAGCTGGAAGACCGGCGTCGGTTTGACCGATCGGAACGCGCTGCCCAAGCCCGGGCCCGTCTGGAGGCGTCGCAGCAGGAGCTGGATGCCTTGTCCCGGCGTGACGCCTTGACCGGCGTGCCCAATCGGCGTCATCTGGACGAGTATCTGGCTCAGCAATGGCAGGCCACGCGCAACCAGGGGCAGGCGTTCAGCGTCATGCTGCTGGATGTGGACCACTTCAAGGATTTCAACGACCGGTACGGGCATCCTGCTGGCGATCAATGTCTGCAGCATGTGGCCCAGGCACTGATGAAAGCGGTGGGGCCGGTGCGGGGCTTGCTGGCGCGCTGGGGCGGTGAAGAGTTTGTGGTGGTGCTGCCTCACACGGGGGCGTCGGTGGCTTTGCAGGTGGCCGAAAATCTGCGAGCCACGGTGGAGGCCCTGTGTTTGCGGCATGAGGTGTCCGCCAATGGGGTGGTGACCATCAGCGCCGGGGTGGCCACCGCCGCCGTGGACGCCGACCCCGCCAGCCTGGAGCGCCTGCTGTCCATGGCCGATGGGGCGCTGTACCAGGCCAAGGCCGCCGGCCGCAATGCGGTGCGCAGCGCCGCGGGCTACAACGCGCTGGAATGA